The following proteins come from a genomic window of Alicyclobacillus dauci:
- a CDS encoding CdaR family protein, which translates to MDRFLRNNNVLRILALVLACIIWLAVHAPTDASASTPQQQSGMTLTQDYQFAIHVESGDDVVVASMDQSTATVKVTAGYLRIPSLPADMLKVQLVANAQGLGPGTQTLNIAAVGMPNDVKRYTIVPQTVTVVLEKKVHVQKPIDVQVKGTPAQGYSLGSFKLNTESVDVSGANSLVQSVAQVVGTLDVTGMKDSGTKIVNLTPVDVHGNPVQNVDLAPSTISVDVPIQTSEEKVKLQPEVTGSPAPGYAVSGVTLDNQDVSEAGLAQSDLPANGLNVPIDVTGLSQTKTLTVPVPLLQGMTKVTPDTVSATVTIEPSATVTLKQVPVSVQNQPKGKTVTLPDAPKVDVTLTGPQSVISKLSAKDIQAYVDASTLKPNQNQADVTIRVPKWVSVTDISQRTVAVQIG; encoded by the coding sequence ATGGATCGATTTTTGCGAAACAATAACGTGCTCCGAATTCTCGCTTTGGTGCTTGCTTGCATTATTTGGTTGGCTGTCCACGCACCGACGGATGCGTCTGCATCCACTCCCCAGCAGCAGTCCGGAATGACTCTGACGCAAGATTACCAATTTGCCATTCACGTGGAGTCGGGCGACGACGTCGTTGTGGCCTCGATGGATCAATCCACCGCTACGGTCAAAGTCACTGCTGGTTACCTTCGTATCCCGTCGTTGCCGGCCGACATGTTGAAGGTTCAATTGGTGGCGAACGCACAAGGACTCGGTCCCGGAACGCAGACGTTGAACATTGCAGCCGTGGGTATGCCGAACGATGTGAAACGATATACCATCGTACCTCAGACGGTTACGGTGGTGTTGGAGAAGAAAGTTCACGTCCAAAAACCAATCGATGTCCAAGTGAAAGGGACGCCCGCGCAGGGCTACTCTCTCGGCAGCTTCAAGCTGAATACGGAGTCCGTGGACGTGAGTGGCGCCAATTCGTTGGTGCAGTCTGTGGCGCAAGTCGTTGGTACCCTCGACGTCACCGGAATGAAGGACAGTGGAACAAAAATCGTCAATCTCACACCCGTCGACGTGCACGGCAACCCTGTTCAAAATGTCGATCTCGCCCCATCAACCATCAGCGTCGACGTTCCCATCCAGACGTCGGAGGAAAAGGTGAAACTGCAACCTGAAGTGACGGGTTCTCCGGCACCGGGCTACGCAGTGTCCGGTGTGACCTTGGATAACCAGGACGTGAGTGAAGCCGGGCTCGCACAAAGTGATTTGCCGGCAAATGGTTTGAACGTCCCCATCGACGTAACAGGACTGTCACAGACGAAGACATTGACCGTACCTGTACCCTTGTTGCAAGGAATGACAAAAGTCACACCGGATACGGTCAGTGCAACGGTGACCATTGAACCTTCCGCGACCGTCACACTCAAACAGGTACCAGTCTCCGTCCAAAACCAGCCAAAGGGCAAGACGGTCACCCTGCCCGATGCACCAAAGGTTGATGTGACTTTAACAGGGCCACAAAGCGTCATTAGTAAGCTCTCGGCAAAGGACATTCAGGCGTACGTGGATGCGTCAACACTCAAGCCAAACCAAAATCAAGCAGATGTAACCATTCGTGTACCAAAATGGGTTTCCGTAACAGACATTTCTCAGAGAACCGTTGCTGTACAAATCGGGTAG
- the glmM gene encoding phosphoglucosamine mutase, with protein sequence MGRLFGTDGVRGVANADLTPELAFRLGRVGAYVLTTRSPGSRIVIGKDTRISGDMLEAALVSGILSMGVDVLRLGVISTPGVAYLTKHLRADAGVMISASHNPVEDNGIKFFGGDGFKLLDDIEDRIEDILAKDEENLPRPIGDGIGRIYDEPAFERYVRFLVSTVEHRFEGLHIVLDCANGAASAIAPEVFRRLGAKVTVVHADPDGVNINVGCGSTHPHVIQQAVLMHDADLGLSFDGDADRLIAVDSTGQVIDGDFVMAICASALKEEGKLAGNKLVATVMSNLGFVKAMENLDIQVLRTAVGDRYVMERMRTDHAVLGGEQSGHIIFLDHTTTGDGILTAVQLVNVLVKTGKPLSELRKIMTRYPQILENVRVSDKHAWRDNEPIQAALAAGEAVLGNSGRVLVRESGTEPIVRVMVEGPEETILRKVVADIVKVVQAELGV encoded by the coding sequence GTGGGCAGATTATTTGGAACTGACGGCGTCCGTGGCGTTGCGAATGCGGACTTAACTCCGGAATTGGCGTTTCGCCTTGGTCGCGTTGGTGCATACGTACTGACGACCCGGAGCCCTGGGTCACGCATCGTGATCGGCAAGGACACACGGATTTCCGGAGACATGCTTGAAGCAGCGCTGGTAAGTGGCATTCTTTCCATGGGTGTTGATGTTTTGCGCTTAGGTGTTATTAGCACACCTGGTGTTGCATATTTAACAAAGCATCTCCGGGCAGACGCGGGCGTCATGATCTCGGCGTCACACAACCCGGTTGAGGATAATGGCATTAAGTTCTTCGGTGGCGATGGCTTCAAACTTTTGGATGACATAGAGGATCGAATTGAGGATATTCTGGCGAAGGATGAAGAAAATCTTCCGCGTCCCATCGGTGACGGGATCGGTCGAATCTACGACGAGCCAGCTTTTGAAAGGTATGTGCGTTTCTTGGTGTCAACCGTGGAACACCGCTTTGAAGGATTGCATATCGTGCTCGACTGCGCGAATGGCGCCGCATCCGCCATTGCGCCTGAAGTGTTCCGTCGCCTCGGGGCGAAAGTAACAGTCGTCCATGCCGATCCCGACGGCGTCAACATCAACGTCGGCTGCGGTTCGACTCATCCACATGTCATTCAGCAGGCCGTACTCATGCACGACGCAGACCTTGGTTTGTCGTTCGACGGCGACGCGGATCGACTCATCGCGGTGGATTCCACAGGCCAGGTTATCGACGGGGACTTCGTCATGGCCATCTGCGCCAGTGCATTGAAGGAAGAAGGCAAACTTGCAGGCAACAAGCTGGTTGCAACGGTCATGAGCAACTTGGGCTTCGTCAAGGCGATGGAAAACCTCGACATCCAAGTCTTGCGCACAGCCGTCGGTGACAGATATGTCATGGAGCGGATGCGCACCGATCACGCCGTACTCGGCGGCGAACAATCCGGGCACATCATCTTTTTGGATCACACGACTACAGGGGATGGCATTCTCACAGCCGTTCAGCTCGTAAATGTCTTGGTCAAGACAGGCAAGCCACTGTCAGAGCTGCGCAAAATTATGACGCGCTATCCGCAAATTCTGGAGAACGTTCGCGTTTCTGACAAGCATGCATGGCGTGACAACGAACCCATTCAGGCGGCACTTGCAGCCGGCGAAGCCGTTCTCGGTAACAGTGGCCGAGTGTTGGTTCGTGAATCGGGAACGGAACCGATTGTCCGCGTCATGGTCGAAGGTCCGGAAGAAACGATCCTCCGCAAAGTGGTAGCAGACATCGTCAAAGTCGTACAGGCTGAACTCGGCGTATAA
- the glmS gene encoding glutamine--fructose-6-phosphate transaminase (isomerizing) yields the protein MCGIVGYIGSRNVKDVVVGGLAKLEYRGYDSSGIAVLDDGNIKVVKSVGRLANLEDKLTSAPVDGNAAIGHTRWATHGKPSDENAHPHQDCSGRFAIVHNGIVENYLSLREELTAAGHQFRSETDTEVVAHLIEELYNGDLFQTMIAVGKRIRGAYALVVLAKDHPDEIIVLRKASPIIIGLGENENFVASDIPAILEYTRDIYVMEDGEMAVLTKAGVECFTMEGEPVQKEVYKVTWDAVSAERGGYPHFMLKEIHEQPKAVRDTLRGRVAEDLSGVTLDEIGFDEAFTKSVDRIHIIACGTSWHAGLVGKAVIEQYARIPVDVEIASEYRYRNPIYTPNTLAIVISQSGETADTLAAMREMQSKGVRVLAITNVVGSSAAREADDVIVTWAGPEIAVASTKAYTTQITALYLLAIHFAHVRGNLNDAGVHELLEALAALPQLAEQVLDTAPQLKSFARRYVEATDTFFIGRGIDYAVALEGALKLKEISYIHAEAYAAGELKHGTLALITDGVPVIGIATQPDLYEKTVSNIVEVKARGAFVLGMTWVGNDDLEKTVDEVIYLPKTLPALAPIAAVIPLQLLAYYAAVARGNDVDKPRNLAKSVTVE from the coding sequence ATGTGTGGCATTGTCGGTTATATCGGTTCACGGAATGTTAAAGATGTTGTCGTTGGCGGCCTCGCAAAGCTCGAATATCGTGGCTATGACTCTTCGGGGATAGCGGTCCTCGACGATGGAAACATCAAAGTCGTCAAATCTGTCGGTCGCCTGGCGAACTTGGAAGACAAGCTGACGTCAGCACCTGTCGACGGAAATGCGGCCATCGGGCATACCCGTTGGGCAACACACGGCAAACCTTCCGATGAAAACGCACATCCACATCAGGATTGCAGTGGTCGATTCGCAATTGTGCACAACGGCATTGTGGAGAACTATCTCTCGCTCCGCGAAGAACTCACCGCGGCGGGACACCAATTCCGCTCGGAGACGGATACGGAAGTTGTCGCACACTTAATTGAGGAACTATATAACGGAGATCTGTTCCAGACGATGATCGCGGTTGGCAAGCGAATTCGCGGTGCCTATGCACTCGTCGTCCTGGCCAAGGATCATCCGGACGAGATTATCGTCCTTCGCAAAGCGAGCCCCATTATCATCGGACTCGGCGAAAACGAAAACTTTGTCGCATCAGACATTCCAGCGATTCTCGAATACACACGCGACATCTATGTCATGGAAGACGGCGAGATGGCCGTCCTCACCAAGGCCGGCGTTGAATGCTTCACGATGGAAGGCGAGCCGGTCCAGAAGGAAGTTTACAAAGTGACTTGGGATGCCGTATCAGCTGAGCGCGGTGGCTACCCACACTTCATGTTGAAAGAGATCCACGAACAGCCGAAGGCCGTTCGGGATACGTTGCGCGGCCGCGTCGCGGAGGATTTGAGCGGCGTGACACTCGACGAGATCGGCTTTGATGAGGCGTTCACGAAGTCTGTGGATCGCATTCACATCATCGCCTGCGGCACATCATGGCACGCAGGGCTCGTCGGCAAGGCCGTGATCGAACAGTACGCACGGATTCCGGTAGACGTCGAGATCGCGTCGGAATATCGCTACCGCAATCCCATTTATACACCGAATACGCTGGCCATTGTCATCAGCCAATCCGGTGAAACAGCAGACACGTTGGCGGCAATGCGCGAAATGCAGAGCAAGGGCGTTCGCGTCCTGGCAATCACGAATGTCGTCGGCAGCTCCGCAGCGCGTGAAGCGGATGACGTGATCGTCACGTGGGCAGGCCCGGAAATTGCCGTTGCTTCAACGAAAGCATACACGACGCAAATCACGGCCCTGTACTTGCTCGCCATTCACTTTGCGCACGTCCGGGGGAACCTCAACGACGCTGGGGTCCATGAACTGCTCGAGGCGTTAGCTGCACTGCCGCAATTGGCCGAACAGGTGCTCGACACAGCACCACAGTTGAAGAGCTTCGCTCGGCGCTATGTGGAGGCAACGGACACCTTCTTCATCGGGCGCGGTATCGACTACGCGGTCGCACTCGAAGGTGCACTAAAGCTGAAGGAAATCTCATATATTCACGCTGAGGCATATGCTGCAGGTGAACTAAAGCACGGCACGCTGGCACTCATCACAGATGGCGTTCCGGTCATCGGGATCGCGACGCAGCCAGACCTGTATGAGAAAACGGTCAGTAACATCGTGGAAGTGAAAGCCCGCGGCGCATTCGTCCTCGGCATGACGTGGGTAGGGAACGACGATCTCGAGAAAACCGTCGACGAAGTCATCTACCTCCCCAAGACGCTGCCGGCCCTAGCACCTATTGCAGCGGTCATCCCGCTTCAATTGCTCGCGTACTACGCAGCTGTAGCGCGGGGGAACGACGTGGATAAACCACGCAACCTAGCGAAGAGCGTGACGGTAGAGTAA
- a CDS encoding TnsA endonuclease C-terminal domain-containing protein — protein sequence MDWGNKSWEVEDAQFAPKRRVNNRGSRHKPHIIGSFYSPKTTKVVEYESLAEYLFYALLELDKSALRYYVQPVEVDIPYIDGDTHRSWTHVPDVLVFRQGSVPILYQIKDTSVDEAHLQHINFACVNFANQREWNYKIVYPKTMPSVVARNVKFLMGHLVERHGFEDYIPEVISRLAILRAVSIRDLAESFSYRAHPLYVLPVIYHLIAIGAISTNVNEVIDDLSEVSLMSLTDFGTISHD from the coding sequence ATGGATTGGGGCAATAAATCCTGGGAAGTCGAAGATGCACAATTTGCTCCAAAGAGGAGGGTAAACAACCGGGGCAGTCGGCATAAGCCTCACATCATCGGGTCCTTTTACAGTCCAAAGACGACAAAGGTTGTTGAATATGAATCCCTTGCAGAGTATCTTTTTTACGCATTATTGGAACTGGACAAATCTGCCTTGCGTTATTATGTTCAGCCCGTGGAGGTAGACATTCCATATATCGATGGGGATACTCACCGCTCTTGGACCCATGTTCCCGATGTCCTCGTTTTTCGTCAAGGAAGTGTACCAATTCTCTACCAAATTAAGGACACTTCGGTGGACGAAGCTCACTTACAACATATCAACTTTGCATGCGTGAATTTTGCAAACCAGCGTGAATGGAATTATAAAATTGTGTACCCCAAAACAATGCCAAGCGTGGTAGCGAGGAATGTAAAATTCCTTATGGGCCATCTCGTCGAACGGCACGGATTTGAGGACTATATACCCGAAGTGATCTCTCGACTAGCGATTCTCAGAGCTGTGTCAATTCGTGATCTTGCAGAAAGTTTTTCTTACAGAGCCCACCCACTGTACGTTCTTCCGGTAATTTACCACCTTATCGCTATAGGTGCCATCAGTACTAATGTCAACGAGGTTATTGACGACTTAAGTGAAGTAAGTCTTATGTCACTAACTGATTTCGGAACAATTTCTCACGATTGA
- a CDS encoding Mu transposase C-terminal domain-containing protein — MTYRSLLDTLNDKQRKEVGDRLEMIRPVLLLERAKQNDIRAIYQFTANYKEYLADNQSLESLTREELIAEVSRKYSVPNEYGVRPRGASVRSIKRYLAAYKAYDLEFDARGEEGLATKKGNGYLFRKDNRTIEICHPRKPDMVLGQINVRLSDGYLPMIKEAIEQEYLTIKRPTKKAIHQSISIRCLRQGIEPLSYETVKKILGRIDPQIRTRMRDGNKAAEVYDPVTRGFSNEEAQYPLHIVELDHTELDLDILDGNTGYVIGRPWITLGIDVFSRMIWCLYVSFEPPSANVVRKAIEHGIYFKRAKERYGTFNEWECFGVPSVVYMDNGPEFRNTEVRRMITETIKSSVRYRPVRTPRYGGTIERLFGTLNKQLIHLLDGTRKSNPTDLGEYDPDKEAKLTLDDIRTILTMYIVDHYHMTPHRGLPLNSDTPIVRYREGLHMAGFPPFITPDQEEALSIELLPAMLKPYTRDGVRLNNVSYKLDSLAQLIDKREKKYKIKYDIDDISKIYLQRPGSEEYVRVPAVQPRAEEIHQVNWYTWKQIRDIMRAESKEKRESIPGTQRVVEARKELENMIKEKYRSGRKARQKAARMNLEVMISEPTTNAQKDHGTSLKDKLRAARMLAEQSMVEGNDE, encoded by the coding sequence ATGACGTATCGATCTTTACTTGACACGCTTAATGATAAGCAACGTAAAGAAGTGGGGGATAGACTCGAAATGATTCGTCCCGTACTCCTCCTTGAACGTGCTAAGCAAAATGACATTAGAGCAATTTATCAGTTTACGGCGAATTACAAGGAGTATCTGGCTGATAATCAGTCATTAGAGAGTCTCACCAGGGAAGAATTGATAGCAGAAGTCTCGCGTAAATACTCCGTTCCGAATGAATACGGCGTTAGACCGAGAGGGGCCTCAGTTCGCAGTATTAAGAGGTATCTTGCCGCGTACAAGGCTTACGATCTCGAATTTGATGCACGAGGTGAAGAAGGTCTCGCAACTAAAAAAGGCAACGGTTATTTGTTTCGAAAGGATAATCGCACCATTGAGATTTGCCACCCGAGGAAGCCAGATATGGTGCTCGGTCAGATAAACGTTCGGTTGTCAGACGGGTATCTCCCAATGATAAAGGAGGCCATTGAGCAAGAATATCTCACTATCAAACGTCCAACTAAAAAGGCTATCCACCAATCCATTTCCATTCGATGCTTGCGTCAAGGTATCGAACCGTTGAGTTATGAAACAGTGAAAAAAATTCTAGGACGAATTGACCCTCAGATCCGTACACGGATGCGGGATGGTAACAAGGCCGCTGAGGTTTACGATCCGGTAACCCGTGGATTCTCAAATGAAGAGGCCCAGTATCCTCTCCATATTGTAGAACTTGACCATACCGAACTTGACCTGGATATATTAGATGGAAACACGGGATACGTCATAGGCCGACCGTGGATTACATTAGGCATTGATGTTTTCAGCCGAATGATCTGGTGCCTCTATGTTTCGTTTGAACCGCCGTCTGCCAATGTAGTTCGCAAGGCAATTGAACATGGTATCTATTTCAAACGGGCTAAGGAACGCTATGGGACGTTTAATGAATGGGAATGCTTCGGTGTACCCAGCGTTGTTTACATGGACAACGGACCAGAGTTTCGCAATACAGAGGTGCGCCGTATGATCACTGAGACAATTAAATCAAGTGTACGCTATCGCCCGGTTCGAACTCCTCGTTATGGCGGCACAATTGAACGTCTCTTTGGGACTTTAAACAAACAATTAATTCACTTGCTAGATGGAACACGTAAGAGTAATCCAACGGATCTTGGTGAATATGATCCTGACAAGGAAGCCAAGCTCACACTCGATGATATTCGAACGATTTTGACGATGTACATCGTTGACCATTACCACATGACCCCCCATCGGGGGCTACCACTCAACTCGGATACGCCTATCGTTCGGTATAGAGAGGGTCTTCACATGGCTGGCTTCCCACCATTTATCACACCAGATCAAGAAGAGGCTCTATCCATTGAATTGTTACCCGCGATGCTCAAGCCTTACACCCGAGACGGTGTTAGATTAAACAATGTTTCCTACAAGCTGGATTCCTTGGCCCAACTCATCGACAAGCGGGAAAAAAAGTACAAGATCAAGTACGACATAGACGACATTTCAAAAATCTACTTACAACGTCCGGGCTCCGAAGAGTATGTTCGAGTCCCCGCTGTTCAACCCCGTGCTGAGGAAATTCACCAGGTGAACTGGTATACATGGAAGCAAATCCGGGATATTATGCGGGCCGAATCCAAGGAGAAGCGGGAGAGTATTCCTGGAACCCAGAGAGTTGTGGAGGCCAGGAAAGAGCTAGAAAACATGATCAAGGAAAAATATCGTAGTGGGAGAAAAGCTCGCCAAAAAGCCGCTCGAATGAATCTTGAGGTTATGATCAGCGAGCCAACTACAAATGCTCAAAAGGATCATGGGACGTCCTTGAAGGATAAGCTGCGGGCAGCAAGGATGTTAGCGGAACAATCCATGGTGGAGGGCAACGACGAATGA
- a CDS encoding TniB family NTP-binding protein, whose protein sequence is MNLTEKQQTLKRVEEMNIEHDRYKQIHEMLDALRPDSSLGNYKYQAKHLFIFGESGSGKTTLVQRYAEKFPSYDAEIDNEGTVASIKPVVVADFPNPFTIVEFYQTIVRALGAPQQMRSRIGDVKRQVFTLLREQRVEMLILDEANSILSGRYVKLNEAMEAIKHVSNMVNVSIVMVGTPESRQLVEQNFQYFRRFPSVELQRFEKCDEEFCNLLKSIDEQISPLKPIGLGDPNTLLPEVLHHMSGGLLGALTPILQFAYRKMLAVGGTDTLADRRLLISALEFAQRAILGDDEEKFTKMLHRSEMSK, encoded by the coding sequence ATGAATCTGACAGAGAAACAGCAAACCCTTAAACGAGTAGAGGAAATGAACATCGAACATGATCGGTACAAACAGATCCACGAAATGTTGGATGCATTGCGTCCCGATTCGAGTTTGGGAAATTACAAATATCAAGCGAAACACCTCTTTATTTTCGGTGAGTCCGGTTCCGGTAAGACGACTCTTGTACAAAGATACGCTGAAAAATTTCCAAGTTATGATGCGGAGATAGACAATGAAGGGACTGTCGCAAGTATTAAACCCGTTGTGGTTGCCGATTTTCCCAACCCATTTACCATCGTTGAATTTTATCAAACTATTGTAAGAGCACTCGGTGCTCCGCAGCAGATGAGATCCCGAATCGGTGATGTTAAAAGGCAGGTTTTTACCCTGCTTCGGGAGCAAAGAGTCGAGATGCTGATCCTTGATGAGGCTAACTCCATTTTGTCAGGTAGATATGTCAAACTAAATGAGGCTATGGAAGCCATAAAGCACGTGTCAAACATGGTGAACGTTTCTATTGTTATGGTAGGAACTCCTGAAAGTCGTCAATTGGTGGAACAAAACTTTCAGTACTTCCGCCGGTTTCCCTCTGTTGAACTTCAGCGGTTTGAAAAGTGTGATGAGGAGTTTTGTAATTTACTCAAATCCATTGACGAACAAATTTCTCCCCTAAAGCCAATTGGACTTGGGGATCCGAACACACTTCTTCCGGAGGTGTTGCATCATATGAGTGGCGGATTATTGGGCGCATTGACACCTATATTGCAATTTGCTTACCGAAAGATGTTGGCAGTTGGGGGAACTGATACACTAGCAGACCGACGATTGCTGATCTCTGCATTGGAATTCGCTCAACGGGCCATTCTGGGTGACGATGAAGAAAAGTTCACAAAAATGCTTCACAGATCGGAAATGTCAAAATAA
- a CDS encoding YmaF family protein, whose translation MEDEQRVYGVVYESDESSDGTHSHEIFLITWDGRVLHTHGFSGITSFNVGHQHRYAGVTAPAPSGVPHTHAYSTETTFNDGHRHFICGRTGPAIPLPGGGHYHFFKGVTTINGKTPHTHTYSGRTGNEMPV comes from the coding sequence ATGGAGGACGAACAACGCGTTTATGGAGTGGTCTATGAGTCTGACGAATCTAGTGACGGCACTCATTCCCATGAAATTTTCTTGATTACATGGGACGGCAGAGTACTTCACACACATGGGTTTTCAGGCATTACCTCGTTTAATGTTGGGCATCAGCATCGTTACGCAGGGGTAACAGCGCCAGCTCCAAGCGGCGTTCCACACACCCATGCTTACTCGACCGAAACAACATTTAATGACGGACATCGGCATTTTATTTGCGGAAGGACCGGTCCAGCAATTCCACTTCCGGGTGGTGGCCATTATCACTTTTTTAAGGGCGTTACCACAATAAACGGGAAAACTCCACACACCCATACCTACAGTGGAAGAACCGGGAACGAAATGCCTGTATAG
- a CDS encoding DUF1259 domain-containing protein, which translates to MPISPLCRQFARILGGTPSIINGVCTVARSRPIQETILGRRARSFLVKLQQFSFESVDKNGNALCLGESVIHVQFK; encoded by the coding sequence ATGCCAATAAGCCCACTTTGCCGCCAATTCGCCAGAATTTTAGGTGGAACACCCTCTATAATCAACGGGGTTTGTACCGTTGCGAGAAGCAGACCGATTCAAGAAACTATCCTTGGTCGAAGAGCGAGATCGTTTCTTGTAAAATTGCAACAGTTTTCATTTGAGTCGGTCGACAAAAATGGCAATGCACTATGCCTTGGCGAATCAGTGATTCATGTTCAGTTCAAATAG
- a CDS encoding transposase, with amino-acid sequence MLPIVRSHEQYQSFVQQQLRIHYGNGTLLFVAKDWSLVKKFWMTDLSHTFRLLKGAFSSRGPRSIDPADLLRSYLLMLQVGEPSITEWVNQLRRCPLYAILSGFEYGQTPGVGTFYDFFGRLWSHGSVNLSPRLRLNRKKIKGGKKGEKAPTKAYSKIANLIAQLQKRSSAKAQPFDILLNLFQHQFLAVSAKNGLLGNVHALSIASDGMPLQTATQVRSRRLCNCRELGVVPCRCYRIYSQPDCDMGWDSYRNKYFFGYHLYTFVASDSPYDLPLYPRLQRASRHDATSFVVSAREFAHRFPDYIWDKAILDAAHDALPIYQYLHSRNVKPFIDLNPRSTGNKGVRKDDITISPAGIPICKKGLMMRSRGYERARGRRKYSCPLVDKGVVTCDTPCSDSPYGRCVHTYTKHNPRLFPPVARNSNEWNDVYKRRTTCERSNKRAKEDFLLEAAKHRSTMMWTVRIYGITMCQHMDAWFQESTLDLSSLLLSA; translated from the coding sequence ATGTTACCAATCGTCAGGTCTCATGAGCAGTACCAATCGTTCGTTCAACAACAACTTCGTATTCACTACGGGAATGGAACACTTCTCTTTGTCGCCAAGGATTGGTCGCTTGTAAAGAAGTTCTGGATGACCGACCTCTCTCACACGTTTCGTTTGCTCAAAGGAGCTTTCTCGTCTCGTGGTCCAAGATCGATTGACCCTGCCGACTTACTCCGTTCATACCTGCTCATGCTCCAAGTCGGAGAACCATCGATTACAGAATGGGTAAATCAATTACGGCGCTGCCCGTTATATGCCATACTTAGCGGCTTTGAGTACGGTCAAACGCCAGGTGTCGGTACCTTCTACGACTTCTTCGGGCGACTGTGGTCTCATGGTTCCGTCAATCTTTCGCCCAGGCTCAGGCTCAATCGAAAGAAAATCAAAGGAGGTAAGAAAGGAGAAAAGGCACCTACCAAAGCATATAGCAAAATCGCAAACCTCATAGCTCAACTACAGAAGCGCTCCAGTGCTAAAGCCCAACCTTTCGACATTCTACTCAATTTATTTCAACACCAATTCCTTGCGGTCTCTGCGAAAAACGGATTGTTAGGTAATGTCCACGCACTTTCTATTGCCAGTGATGGAATGCCTCTCCAAACTGCAACTCAAGTTCGTAGTCGGCGACTCTGCAATTGTCGTGAACTTGGTGTTGTGCCATGCAGGTGTTATCGTATCTATTCTCAACCCGACTGTGACATGGGCTGGGATAGCTATCGAAACAAATACTTTTTCGGTTATCATCTCTACACCTTTGTTGCTTCGGATAGCCCTTACGACCTGCCACTTTACCCCAGGCTCCAACGAGCTTCTCGCCATGACGCGACCTCTTTTGTAGTGAGTGCTCGTGAGTTCGCCCATCGCTTTCCCGACTACATCTGGGACAAAGCGATCCTAGACGCTGCACACGACGCACTCCCCATCTACCAATACCTTCATTCGCGTAACGTAAAGCCATTTATCGATTTAAACCCACGAAGTACAGGAAACAAGGGAGTTCGAAAAGATGACATCACCATTTCTCCAGCGGGGATCCCGATCTGTAAGAAGGGATTGATGATGAGAAGCCGAGGATATGAACGTGCGCGTGGGCGTCGAAAATATTCCTGTCCGCTCGTCGACAAAGGCGTGGTGACTTGTGACACGCCTTGTTCCGATTCGCCTTACGGAAGATGTGTACATACCTACACCAAACACAATCCTCGCTTGTTTCCACCCGTTGCCCGCAACAGCAACGAGTGGAACGATGTCTACAAACGCAGAACCACCTGCGAACGTAGCAACAAGCGAGCGAAAGAGGATTTTCTCCTCGAAGCCGCCAAGCATCGCAGTACCATGATGTGGACGGTCCGCATCTATGGCATTACTATGTGTCAACACATGGACGCTTGGTTTCAAGAGAGTACGCTCGACCTGAGTTCGCTACTCTTGTCAGCCTGA